One Paenisporosarcina sp. FSL H8-0542 genomic region harbors:
- the citZ gene encoding citrate synthase: MTSTKGLEGVVATQSAISSIIDDTLTYVGYDIDDLADHASFEEVIYLLWHQRLPKVEELAELKQQLADNMAVPQEVLNHFKTYPIDKVHPMTALRTAVSMLGLYDEKAEDMSEEANYLKAIQLQAKMSTLVSAFARVRKGQEPIAPKSDLSFAANFLYMLNGEIPEAIEEEAFNKALVLHADHELNASTFTARVCVATLSDVYSGVVAALGALKGPLHGGANEQVMKMLMEIGSVENVDSYINEKLANKEKIMGFGHRVYRKGDPRAKHLREMSQKLTKLRGEEKWYDMSIKIDDIVTGQKNLPPNVDFYSASVYHSLNIDHDLFTPIFAVSRVSGWLAHILEQYSNNRLIRPRAEYTGPGMQKYVPVNER, translated from the coding sequence ATGACATCAACAAAAGGTCTTGAAGGAGTGGTAGCTACTCAATCCGCTATCAGTTCAATCATTGATGACACACTTACATACGTTGGCTATGATATTGATGACTTGGCAGATCACGCAAGTTTTGAAGAAGTAATCTACTTGCTATGGCACCAACGCCTGCCAAAAGTTGAAGAATTAGCTGAATTGAAACAACAACTTGCGGATAATATGGCAGTACCTCAAGAGGTATTGAACCATTTCAAAACGTATCCAATTGATAAAGTTCACCCAATGACGGCTCTTCGTACAGCGGTATCTATGCTTGGATTGTATGATGAAAAAGCTGAAGATATGTCTGAAGAAGCTAACTACTTGAAAGCAATTCAGCTTCAAGCTAAGATGTCTACTTTAGTATCTGCATTTGCTCGCGTTCGAAAAGGACAAGAACCAATCGCACCTAAGAGCGACTTAAGTTTTGCTGCTAACTTCCTATACATGCTTAATGGCGAAATCCCTGAAGCAATCGAAGAAGAAGCTTTCAACAAAGCTTTAGTATTACATGCTGACCATGAGTTGAATGCTTCAACATTTACAGCTCGCGTTTGTGTAGCGACACTTTCAGATGTTTATTCAGGTGTTGTTGCAGCACTTGGTGCTCTTAAAGGACCTCTACACGGTGGAGCGAACGAGCAAGTAATGAAAATGTTGATGGAAATTGGGTCAGTTGAAAATGTTGATTCATATATCAACGAGAAGCTTGCTAACAAAGAAAAAATCATGGGCTTCGGTCACCGCGTATACCGCAAAGGTGATCCACGTGCGAAACACTTACGTGAAATGTCTCAAAAATTAACAAAACTACGTGGAGAAGAGAAATGGTACGACATGTCAATTAAAATTGACGATATTGTAACAGGTCAAAAAAATCTTCCACCAAATGTTGATTTCTATTCAGCTTCTGTTTATCATTCATTGAATATCGATCATGACTTATTTACACCAATTTTTGCTGTATCACGTGTTTCTGGCTGGTTAGCTCACATTTTAGAACAATATTCTAATAACCGTCTAATCCGTCCACGTGCTGAATATACAGGACCTGGTATGCAAAAATATGTACCAGTGAACGAGCGTTAA
- the icd gene encoding NADP-dependent isocitrate dehydrogenase gives MTNGGKITVENGVLNVPNNPIIPYIEGDGIGPDIWAASERVLEAAVEKAYNGEKSIVWKEVLAGQKAFDKTGEWLPEETLDVIREYLIAIKGPLTTPVGGGIRSLNVALRQELDLYTCLRPVRYFDGVPSPVKRPEDTDMVIFRENTEDIYAGIEFAKGSDEVKKIIEFLQNEMGTKNIRFPETSGIGIKPVSEEGTKRLVRAALNYIIKEGRESLTLVHKGNIMKFTEGAFKTWGYEVAEQEFADKTFTWNQYDQIKADQGTEAANKAQEEALAAGKILVKDSIADIFLQQILTRPSEFDVVATMNLNGDYISDALAAQVGGIGIAPGANINYLTGHAIFEATHGTAPKYAGLDKVNPSSVILSGVLMLEHLGWNEAAKLVMDSMEKTISSKVVTYDFARLMDGATEVKCSEFADELIKNL, from the coding sequence ATGACAAACGGTGGCAAAATTACAGTTGAAAATGGCGTTTTAAACGTACCTAACAATCCAATCATTCCTTATATCGAAGGTGACGGAATCGGTCCTGATATCTGGGCAGCTTCAGAGCGTGTATTAGAAGCAGCGGTAGAAAAAGCTTATAACGGTGAAAAATCAATCGTCTGGAAAGAAGTATTAGCTGGACAAAAAGCATTCGACAAAACGGGTGAATGGTTGCCAGAAGAAACTTTAGACGTAATCCGTGAATACTTAATCGCAATCAAAGGACCTCTTACGACTCCAGTTGGCGGCGGTATTCGTTCTTTAAACGTTGCTTTGCGTCAAGAATTGGATTTATATACTTGCCTACGTCCAGTTCGTTACTTCGACGGAGTACCTTCACCGGTTAAACGTCCTGAAGATACAGATATGGTTATTTTCCGTGAAAACACTGAAGATATCTATGCAGGTATCGAGTTTGCTAAAGGTTCTGATGAAGTGAAAAAAATCATCGAATTCTTACAAAATGAAATGGGTACTAAAAACATCCGTTTCCCTGAAACTTCTGGTATCGGGATCAAACCAGTGTCTGAAGAAGGAACTAAACGTTTGGTGCGTGCTGCATTAAACTACATCATCAAAGAAGGCCGCGAGTCATTAACACTTGTTCACAAAGGGAACATCATGAAGTTCACTGAAGGAGCTTTCAAAACTTGGGGCTATGAAGTGGCAGAACAAGAATTTGCTGACAAAACATTCACTTGGAATCAATACGATCAAATTAAAGCTGATCAAGGTACAGAAGCTGCGAACAAAGCACAAGAAGAAGCATTAGCTGCTGGTAAAATTCTTGTGAAAGATTCAATCGCTGATATCTTCCTACAACAAATCTTGACTCGTCCAAGCGAATTTGATGTTGTTGCAACAATGAACTTGAACGGTGACTACATTTCTGATGCACTAGCTGCACAAGTTGGTGGTATCGGTATCGCTCCAGGAGCAAACATTAACTATTTGACAGGTCATGCTATTTTCGAAGCGACTCATGGTACAGCTCCTAAATACGCTGGTCTTGATAAAGTAAACCCATCTTCAGTTATCCTTTCAGGTGTATTAATGCTTGAACACCTTGGCTGGAATGAAGCGGCTAAATTAGTTATGGACTCTATGGAAAAAACAATTTCTTCTAAAGTTGTAACTTACGACTTCGCTCGTTTAATGGATGGTGCAACTGAAGTTAAATGTTCTGAGTTCGCTGACGAATTAATCAAAAATCTTTAA
- the mdh gene encoding malate dehydrogenase, giving the protein MTLKRKKISVIGSGFTGATTAFLLAQKELGDVVIVDIPQMENPTKGKALDMLEAGPVQGFDANIIGTSSYEDTKDSDIVIITAGIARKPGMSRDDLVQTNQKVMKIVTGEIIKHSPNTTIIVLTNPVDAMTYTVYKESGFPKERVIGQSGVLDSARFRTFVAQELNMSVKDITGFVLGGHGDDMVPLVRYSYAGGIPLETLIPADRLAEIVERTRKGGAEIVNLLGNGSAYYAPAASIVEMAVAILKDQRRVLPSIAYLEGEYGLEGIYLGVPTILGAGGIEQIIELDLTESEKAELEKSAASVRTVMDILV; this is encoded by the coding sequence ATGACATTGAAACGTAAAAAGATTTCAGTAATCGGTTCTGGATTTACAGGTGCGACAACGGCATTCCTATTAGCTCAAAAAGAACTAGGAGACGTTGTAATAGTTGATATTCCACAAATGGAAAACCCAACTAAAGGGAAAGCGTTAGATATGTTGGAAGCTGGTCCTGTTCAAGGATTTGATGCAAACATTATCGGCACTTCTAGCTATGAAGATACGAAAGACTCAGATATCGTTATCATCACCGCTGGAATTGCTCGTAAGCCTGGTATGAGCCGTGACGATTTGGTCCAAACAAACCAAAAAGTCATGAAGATTGTTACGGGTGAAATCATTAAACATTCTCCAAACACAACGATTATTGTATTAACTAATCCAGTTGATGCAATGACTTACACTGTATACAAAGAATCTGGTTTCCCTAAAGAGCGCGTTATTGGCCAATCTGGAGTACTCGATTCAGCACGTTTCCGTACTTTCGTTGCTCAGGAATTAAACATGTCCGTTAAAGACATCACAGGTTTCGTTCTAGGTGGCCACGGTGACGATATGGTACCATTGGTACGCTACTCATATGCTGGAGGAATTCCATTGGAAACATTGATTCCTGCAGATCGTTTGGCTGAAATAGTGGAACGCACGCGTAAAGGTGGAGCAGAAATCGTCAACCTTCTTGGAAACGGTTCTGCATACTATGCACCCGCTGCTTCTATAGTTGAAATGGCTGTGGCAATCCTAAAAGATCAACGTCGTGTATTGCCATCAATAGCTTACCTGGAAGGCGAATATGGTTTAGAAGGTATTTACCTTGGCGTTCCGACAATTTTAGGTGCTGGTGGTATTGAACAGATTATCGAACTTGATTTAACAGAATCTGAAAAAGCTGAATTGGAAAAATCAGCTGCTTCAGTACGTACCGTTATGGATATTCTTGTGTAA
- a CDS encoding MaoC/PaaZ C-terminal domain-containing protein, translating into MLLGKKRKLGRKVEEMSVGEKLKLTEKIEDKDLLLYLGLTNDGNPLYIQHDFASQTVFEKPIVPAIMLTGIVTSAVSKYLPGPGSHIVEQHLTFPKPVYHYATIDFLLQVISVNVEKNLVEIEVTATNEEGETVIEGKITSTPPRLENKLTAQSMDNF; encoded by the coding sequence ATGTTATTGGGGAAAAAACGTAAACTCGGCAGAAAAGTAGAAGAAATGTCAGTTGGAGAAAAATTAAAGCTGACTGAAAAGATCGAAGATAAAGATTTACTATTATATTTAGGATTAACGAACGATGGAAACCCATTGTATATTCAACATGATTTCGCTTCACAAACGGTTTTTGAAAAACCGATAGTACCTGCTATTATGCTGACGGGCATTGTTACATCAGCCGTTTCAAAGTATTTGCCTGGTCCAGGATCACACATCGTGGAACAGCATTTAACTTTTCCAAAACCGGTTTACCATTACGCAACAATTGATTTCTTACTTCAAGTGATTTCTGTGAATGTCGAAAAAAACTTAGTTGAAATTGAAGTAACTGCAACAAATGAAGAGGGTGAGACAGTGATTGAAGGCAAAATTACGTCTACCCCTCCACGTTTGGAAAACAAATTAACAGCACAATCAATGGATAATTTCTAG
- a CDS encoding response regulator transcription factor: MSKKILVVDDESSIATLLQYNLEQAGFVVETASDGQEGYDAVLEKKPDLIILDLMLPKMDGMEVCKALRLQKINTPIIMLTAKDDEFDKVLGLELGADDYMTKPFSPREVTARVKAVLRRFTASVDETSQKGNDQGFEFGPLRVYPERFEVFLSEDTLDFTPKEFELLVYLMENKNRVLTRDQLLSAVWNYDFAGDTRIVDVHISHLRDKIEDNSRKPIFIKTIRGLGYKFEEPKTV; encoded by the coding sequence ATGTCAAAGAAAATTCTCGTAGTAGATGATGAAAGTTCAATCGCAACTTTACTTCAATATAATTTGGAACAAGCAGGTTTTGTTGTTGAGACGGCGAGTGATGGCCAAGAAGGTTATGATGCTGTTTTAGAAAAAAAACCAGATTTAATTATACTTGATCTTATGTTGCCCAAAATGGATGGCATGGAAGTTTGCAAAGCCTTGCGCCTTCAAAAAATCAATACGCCCATCATCATGCTAACAGCTAAAGATGATGAGTTTGATAAAGTGCTGGGTCTTGAATTGGGTGCGGATGACTATATGACCAAACCATTTAGTCCGAGAGAAGTAACCGCACGTGTCAAAGCAGTCTTAAGGAGATTTACTGCGTCAGTTGATGAAACGTCGCAAAAAGGAAATGACCAAGGTTTTGAATTTGGTCCATTACGTGTGTATCCCGAACGTTTTGAAGTATTTTTAAGTGAGGATACTTTGGACTTTACTCCGAAAGAATTTGAACTGCTTGTATATCTGATGGAAAACAAAAATCGAGTGCTGACACGTGACCAATTGTTAAGTGCCGTCTGGAATTATGATTTTGCAGGCGACACTCGCATCGTTGACGTTCACATCAGTCATTTACGGGATAAAATTGAAGACAATAGCCGTAAACCTATATTTATTAAAACGATTAGGGGACTGGGGTATAAATTTGAGGAGCCAAAAACGGTATGA
- a CDS encoding ATP-binding protein has translation MKSLHGKIVMSFTLLVGSILAGLGIIISQLFPVYVEESVRSNSIEKVEEISRIIEQSNGEINDSQKAEITDVLSSDRISSDFIDTRQQLWKTIVIVLLGAFVIAIIFSYRLTKRYARPIDNVTEVAIELAKGNYRARAYEDDFATTAQLGTSINILARNLQELFKVREMEKERLKTLIENMGSALMMIDREGQISIVNKTFVDQFEFSAQDVQDELFKRVDLPDELKKFIDYVFLMESSSRKQMAIVIQQEIRHMEVYGAPVIGEHGRWLGVVIVMHDISDLVRLEQIRKDFVANVSHELRTPITSIKGFSETLLDGAMNDEKTLLSFLEIIHKESNRLQMLIQDLLELSKIEQHGFSVEFAQTNLREVMRRAAEMTSPRLDEKRMTFISNINHEIIVDGDMNRLIQVVMNLLTNAITYSPENTTVHLSLHESETHGIIIIRDEGMGMDKKEIPRIFERFYRIDRARSRNSGGTGLGLAIVKHLIEAHHGRIFVESEPGVGTQFKILIPKKQ, from the coding sequence ATGAAATCCCTCCACGGAAAAATCGTCATGTCATTTACACTTTTGGTAGGTTCGATTTTAGCTGGCTTGGGTATTATCATCAGTCAGCTTTTTCCTGTTTACGTGGAGGAATCTGTTCGAAGCAATTCGATTGAAAAAGTAGAGGAAATTTCACGGATTATTGAACAATCAAATGGTGAGATCAATGACTCACAAAAAGCGGAAATTACGGACGTGCTCTCAAGTGACCGTATTAGCAGTGACTTTATTGATACTCGGCAACAACTTTGGAAAACCATAGTGATAGTCTTGCTAGGAGCATTTGTCATTGCCATTATATTTTCGTATCGATTGACGAAACGCTACGCACGACCAATTGATAATGTGACCGAAGTTGCCATTGAGCTTGCCAAAGGCAATTATCGGGCGAGGGCATACGAAGACGACTTTGCAACCACGGCGCAGCTCGGCACTTCCATCAATATCTTGGCAAGGAATTTGCAGGAATTGTTCAAAGTACGAGAAATGGAAAAGGAACGATTAAAAACACTTATTGAAAATATGGGCAGTGCCTTAATGATGATCGACCGGGAAGGTCAAATCAGTATTGTCAACAAGACTTTTGTTGATCAGTTTGAATTCAGCGCACAAGATGTTCAGGATGAACTTTTTAAAAGAGTGGACTTACCTGATGAATTGAAAAAGTTCATCGACTACGTCTTTTTAATGGAATCTTCTTCACGTAAGCAAATGGCAATCGTCATCCAGCAGGAAATACGCCATATGGAAGTTTATGGTGCCCCAGTTATCGGTGAACATGGTCGATGGCTAGGTGTTGTTATCGTCATGCATGACATTTCCGATCTTGTGCGTCTTGAGCAAATCAGGAAAGATTTCGTGGCGAACGTTTCCCACGAACTGCGAACACCGATTACATCGATTAAAGGTTTTTCGGAAACGTTATTGGATGGGGCCATGAATGACGAAAAGACGTTACTTTCTTTTTTGGAAATCATCCATAAAGAAAGCAATCGTCTGCAAATGTTAATTCAAGACCTATTGGAACTTTCGAAAATTGAGCAACATGGGTTCTCCGTAGAGTTTGCTCAAACGAACTTACGTGAAGTCATGAGGCGTGCTGCTGAGATGACAAGTCCTCGTCTTGATGAGAAACGCATGACGTTTATCTCAAACATAAATCATGAGATCATTGTGGATGGGGACATGAACCGTTTGATTCAAGTGGTTATGAATTTACTGACAAATGCCATTACTTATTCGCCGGAAAACACAACTGTTCATTTATCCCTTCATGAAAGTGAAACTCATGGAATCATTATCATTCGAGATGAAGGGATGGGGATGGATAAAAAAGAAATCCCACGTATCTTTGAGCGTTTTTATCGAATTGATCGTGCGAGAAGTCGAAATTCTGGTGGTACCGGTTTGGGACTAGCTATAGTCAAGCATCTAATCGAGGCTCATCATGGACGAATTTTTGTTGAAAGCGAACCTGGAGTAGGCACGCAATTTAAGATTCTCATTCCGAAAAAACAATAA
- the hflK gene encoding FtsH protease activity modulator HflK, which yields MSVKRILTTASLALGGIIALIAILTTWYTVDESEQAVVITFGKAEEPILDSGLHFKLPWPMQKVEILSKETFSLRFGYKQSEDGEIDSYDNETKMITGDENIVLTDLVVQWKITDPGKYLFNSEAPQEILHDATSASIRSIIGSSMIDEALTSGKADIEAQTRDLLATLIEKYDIGISILGVKLQDVELPNAEVRSAFTAVTDARETKNTKTNEAKKYQNQRESEAIGEIAAIKSRAEGQRTARIQQATGEVAVFNKLYAEYRNNQEITRQRLVIETLESVLPNAQIYIMNDSGETVKYLPLQQPTQVPPVTTEQGGGK from the coding sequence ATGAGTGTTAAGCGCATTTTAACGACTGCATCTTTGGCTTTGGGTGGAATCATTGCACTTATTGCCATATTAACTACATGGTATACAGTGGATGAGTCGGAGCAAGCGGTCGTCATTACATTTGGGAAAGCAGAGGAGCCAATACTAGATTCTGGATTGCATTTCAAATTGCCATGGCCCATGCAAAAAGTAGAAATTCTATCGAAGGAGACATTCAGTCTGCGATTCGGCTACAAGCAATCAGAAGATGGAGAAATTGATTCATACGATAACGAAACAAAAATGATTACAGGGGATGAAAACATTGTATTAACTGACTTGGTTGTACAGTGGAAAATCACAGACCCTGGAAAGTATTTATTTAATTCAGAAGCCCCACAGGAAATTTTGCATGATGCCACTTCAGCATCTATCCGTTCAATCATCGGGAGTTCGATGATTGATGAAGCTTTAACATCAGGAAAAGCAGATATTGAAGCTCAAACGAGGGACTTACTTGCTACGCTTATCGAAAAATATGATATTGGTATTTCCATTTTAGGTGTAAAACTTCAAGATGTAGAATTGCCGAATGCAGAGGTCCGTTCTGCTTTTACAGCCGTAACCGATGCGCGTGAAACGAAAAACACGAAAACAAATGAAGCGAAGAAATATCAAAATCAGCGTGAAAGTGAAGCAATTGGTGAGATTGCTGCCATTAAGTCCCGTGCTGAAGGACAACGCACAGCTCGTATTCAGCAGGCAACAGGTGAAGTAGCCGTCTTCAATAAGCTTTATGCAGAGTATCGAAACAATCAGGAAATCACAAGACAACGATTAGTCATTGAGACATTGGAGTCGGTCTTGCCGAATGCTCAAATTTACATCATGAATGATTCAGGTGAAACGGTGAAGTACTTGCCATTACAACAGCCTACACAAGTTCCACCAGTTACAACTGAGCAAGGAGGCGGCAAATAA
- a CDS encoding protease modulator HflC produces the protein MDTNKPNPFASLEQKFNEQFNNKNKITKTREPINLKKHMKTIITLTIVFAVLIILLANIYVVKENEYRVVRQFGEVVDIRFEPGIYMKIPFVQSVSTLPRYQMTYNVSEAEINTKDKKRIIIDNYAVWRISDPKAMITSAGTLLNAEARMEEFIYSVVRTELGQLNYDEIINDENTSRGSLNDRVTARVNELLKDDDYGVEVIDVRMKRTDLPPENEQSVYTRMISERQSIAQKYLSEGDADKRTIEASTDRKVQEMVAIAQKEASIIAAEGESEAAKIYNQSFSKDPEFYALYRTLESYKKTIGDDTMIILPSDSPYAKILSGYLE, from the coding sequence ATGGACACGAACAAACCGAACCCATTCGCAAGCCTGGAACAAAAGTTCAATGAACAATTCAATAATAAAAATAAAATAACAAAAACACGAGAGCCTATAAATCTAAAAAAACATATGAAGACCATTATTACATTAACCATCGTATTTGCCGTTCTAATTATCCTGCTCGCTAATATATATGTTGTTAAAGAAAATGAGTACCGTGTTGTTCGCCAATTTGGTGAAGTGGTGGATATTCGATTTGAGCCTGGAATTTATATGAAAATCCCGTTTGTCCAAAGTGTCTCTACTTTGCCGCGTTATCAGATGACGTATAACGTTTCGGAAGCGGAAATCAATACTAAGGATAAAAAGCGAATTATCATTGATAACTACGCTGTATGGCGTATTAGCGATCCTAAAGCCATGATTACGAGTGCAGGAACGTTGTTGAATGCAGAAGCGCGAATGGAAGAGTTTATATACTCTGTCGTACGGACAGAACTTGGACAGCTGAACTATGATGAAATCATCAATGATGAAAACACATCGAGAGGCAGCTTGAATGACCGCGTGACTGCACGCGTAAATGAGTTACTGAAAGACGATGATTACGGAGTAGAAGTAATTGATGTCCGAATGAAGCGTACGGACCTCCCACCAGAAAACGAACAATCCGTTTATACACGCATGATTTCCGAACGCCAATCCATAGCACAGAAGTACTTGTCTGAGGGGGATGCAGATAAGCGTACAATTGAAGCTTCTACAGATCGCAAAGTACAGGAAATGGTTGCAATTGCCCAAAAAGAAGCATCCATCATTGCGGCTGAAGGTGAATCGGAAGCGGCCAAGATTTATAATCAATCTTTCTCGAAAGACCCTGAATTTTATGCTTTATATCGAACATTAGAATCCTACAAGAAAACAATAGGTGATGATACAATGATTATTTTGCCATCGGATTCTCCTTATGCAAAAATTCTTTCAGGTTACTTGGAATAG